CCAGGAGCTCTGATACTGGGCTACATCAGTTTTGGATAAATGGAAGACATACTGCAAAAAAAGGGCTCCGTGCCGGGACATCTTTAGCCGGTATTCCCATCATTATTTTAGGTCAAGATCAGGACTCATACGGTGGAGGTTTTAAAGACACAGACTCATTTGTTGGGATGCTCACTGATGTTCAAATGTGGGACTATGTTCTCCCTGACAGTGAGATTCAGTTTTTTGACTCTGGCCTGCCATTTTCGGGAGGCAATGTACTTGACTGGGGCTCTTTGGAGTTCACCAAATATGGGTATGTTGTTACTGATAATGTGACTAATGTTTGAGCCTCTAACTCAAATTTAAAGGCATGACATAATTTGAATAAAGTCACAAGCGAGTGAACCTTGCTCTtcttaaaaagcaaaaaatctATGTTGAAATCAGTGCCAGTATTTattaaactgttctgtgtgtagTGCTTCAtatgttttattctttgttttttgaaacTGTGCTGgactttcatatatatatatatatatatatatatatatatatatatatatatatatatatatatatatatacacacattacactccCTCTGTGTTTGATATATTGCAAACTGAAATTAAAGATGCTCTTGTTTTAATGTCCAAGTAATATTATGTTTCCTTTATACATGATGTTCATTGTTTTCTATGTATGTTTGTTACAAAAATTAAATTGATAAACAAGGaaatcaaagtcaaagtcatgtgaatgtatgtaaaataaatttTGCGGCAACATCCAAACATCACAGAACGGTATGACATCTGAAAAATTACAAACATGCTCAAAAATTACAAACATGCTCAAAGTTTTTAGTTCATGTAGTTTGTGGAAAGAAATAACATCAAACCAAAAACTGCCAAATAGTAAATGGTATATGCACATTTAACATCACATATGACTTTCTTTTGGAAATATGGGATATTTTGGAAAGTGTTACACTTTATTATACCTAAAACTCACATTTATCAGTaaagcagcacagagaacacaagctGGAGTCTAAAGAGCATTTGGAAAATGTTGTCAGGTGAGCCATTCTCCGCTTTTCTTCCAGTAAGTAAGAGAGCCCATGTGCAGTTCACACCAAAACTAACCTACCCGTCTCAGTGGTTTTCCTAGTGGTCAGTGTTTCTAACAGCTCAGTCATGGCCTGAAGTGCagtcctctggaatggtttagtTTCCCTAAACCACGTAGATGACAAGACAAATGTCAATAAAATCACAGGCATTTTGAGTGCTCACCTGTATCCTATGGCAATGTATTTGTATCCTGATGGAGAAGGTGTTTTCCAGATTGACAGTGCCCCTGTCCACTAAACACGAGTGATCACTGAATAGTTTGATGATCATGAGAACCATGTAAACCATATGACATGGCCATGTAAGTAAACAAATCTCAATCCAGATGAACACTTTTGAGAAGATAATCTTCAGGCACATTTGATGTATTCCACCACCATCCACAGCAAGAACACAAAATGAAGGAATAGATCATACACCAAATAACCTTAATAGAGCTCCTGCCATGTATAGGCTCAACAGGTGAAGTTGTTCTGGTAGCTTATGATAGCACAACAGAGAATTtatgttggtgtttcctttgttttacctgtatcttgcatttttgtaaattctgtacatttctctgtgtttgcccAGTTGACTAAGAACTTTGTAAGACAGTGTTATTTTCTTCAATCAGCCCAAAGTCAGTCAAATAACCAATCAAACCAAAATTACAAAATAGTGTCGAGTATGTTGTTACTATGTTATATTATGCTATTGTTTAAAAGGTGGTACCAGTATGCCATCATTGAATTTACTGAAGTGTAATCAAGAGCTAGGTTTGCTGACATAGGTGGTGCTAGTTCACAGTTGAGGCAGAGACTTTCATACACAGccaaactactttttttttttaatacgcAGTCTCAAGCTCATTCAGAGGTCATGCTTTTACTTCTTATGGTGATAAGCAACTGTTATGATCATGTGACTTGATACTTTACTAAAATTATAGACAAGCATTCACGTGTTTTAGAGTCATGTGGTGTTTCACAAAGGGCTGACATTGTATTGATCGCTTTTCACTGCACATTAATGTtcagaggagaaatgaggaTTCTTACCATAATATTAACTCTTTCGGTTGGTACAACAGCTGTAAGACaaggttggattttttttttattatcattatttgaTGTGCTAGTTTAAActggatggattttttttattatcattgtttGAACTGCTAGTTTAAACTGGATTTCTTATGTCTTATTCAATTCTTATTTTAAGAACaatttttcctgttgttgtctATGAGGGTCCTTATGGATATGATGCATCACTTTTACATTGTTTGCAACATAGATAATAATGAACAGGTGTAGACAATGAACAGTGTGAATCCAAGTGAAAACAAATACCTATATTAACTTTAAGGTATGCTCCTTTGCTGTCCAGAGTGACTctgtaagtaaataaacagacagcTGTAACAAGCAGATATAGTAGTCCAGCTTAATACATTTCATATCATCATTTCATGCCAAATAGTGAACTAGATTCAAAGCAGCGTGGCTTAGTCAAATAAATATCACTACTGCTCAGTGTTTGGAGCATATATTTATGaggtatatatttattttatagagTTTGCAGGAAAAGTGTACCAAATTTTATGTCATCTCACATTTAAAGTATCTTATGTATTATAATTCCAAACTGAATGATGGAAATACTGAtatgtttattacatttatatgaATAAATGTCTCATTTTGAAAATGGTCAGTGGTTAAAATTCTTCTCAGGTGATTgcaatctttaaaaatggctttTGCAAATTGAAGGTGTAAAAGATTAATGCACTGAAGAGAAGCTTACGAACCCAAGCTTTTTGTGGAGATGTTCAACCAGATCCCATCCACTTTGCCAAAGTTCTCTTACAAACCTGTGAAAACAGAAGACGGATAAGAGGCAAAGTTACAGCTTTACTTCCCCTTCGGATTGTTTGGAGACTTTCTATCACACATGTGCAGTACCTTATGACACATGTAGCAGGTTAGgttttccctctctccgctTGTTCACTTAATTGTCTTCGGCTGGATGTGCTGATTAGTGGACACCTTAGTTATTTGGCAGTACCCTTGCAATGTTATATCTAGGCCAGGGACTGTTATTTGGAGAGATGTTTTCTATCACTCCTTACCTCTGTTTGGGAACCTGGCGTCGGTGTTACTGGTGCGTTGCACAGTTTGGCTTGGCCGGTTGAGTTATCGTGTTTCCCTACGACTGGTGTTTCCAGTGATTCTAGGTGTAGTGGGCTCATCTCTTTGCTGTAGATGCGGGGTTGTGCTCCTTTCTGAGCCTTGCTCAAAGCAGCTTCACTTTTGTTCAAGGTATgctggtttgttttattgtcatattttctttggcttccatttgtttttagataatacaattctttttttagttttgttttgctattaATGTTGATTGGGCTGTGGTATTTGCGGCTCTTATTCTGTCGTTGGTTGGGAAGCAGCATCTCTATACCCCGGAAACTGTAGGCTCTGATGCGCACGACAGTGGGTGGCCTTTCCCAGCCTCCAATCCTTGgcagtgctgttgtttttgtctctgtgtctccacatCTCTACATTTCTACATTTGGCTTGGTTTTATTGttgattattttgtgtttggctgtgttcattttcctttgagttttgttggttgtttgtcTTCAAGATTGAGCGTGTTTGTCCCTTCAAGGtcttattgtttttgtattaCCGTTTTGTATTACTTTATTGTTTTGGTATGAGTATTTGGGTTGGACTCTGTTAAATGTACCATTATATCGTGCGGTGTTGGGGCAACTGGAAAGCAACGCTGGTGACCATTCTGGCTAGCAAAGTTGCTGCCCTATTAAACAGGGAATTGAATACTATCAGTTTTTGGTTGCTTTCCCCACACTgttaattgttttgtgtgttttcctcagctGGACAGGAACTGTTGGGCCTATCCGGGTGGCAGGCGGATCTTCAGGTGGTGGATTCCTTTCACTGGTCGCTCATTGTAGAGCACTTGGGGTGATTTGGATTGTGGTGGGTATTCACATGTGGTACGCAGCATCAGGATCCCTCCCCGTCTCCATCAGCCCCTTCTGCTGGAGTAAGCCCCAAGCCCTGTACCTGGCTTCGTTTGCTGTCATCAGCAATATGTTACCACACCAATGCACTGCATGTATTGCCTGTTAACGTGGTCTGTTTTTACCCCAGTTGTTGCCAGTGTATTGCCCTGGCAATGGGTGGGgtcacctgtctgtgttttacatcaaaTTGTGATTAAAAGACGTATATTATTTGTGGAGTCTTGAGTGGTTTTGAACCTGTGACCTTTTCGGGTTTAAGGAAGTTAAACCTTTTAGTAATTTCCTGAGGGTGAGATTCCCTTAGGTGGCGTGGTGAACACCCAAAGCTTTCAAGAACAGTTAAACAAACTTCCTTCTTCCGCTCTACTTGCTACACACAGTTAGACATTACTCTGCTTCAGGAGCAATATTCCTGAAGTATTTCCTCCCAGCCTTTTGATTAAATATTTGTATCTATATAGTAAAGCATTTTCAGGTGTTGAGTTTACAAACTTAGGGCCAGGGCAGAGTGCTCCATGCACAGCAGTTCTTTAGGATGAATGTTGACTACCCCTAATTTGGAAAAAGGTATGAACCGACAATGCagctctttcacacaaagaacAAAGGGAAAACCAGTAGAATTTATACAAAACAGTACAAGACTAAACTAACGGAAAACAGATGGAACCAGTGCTTAAACTAACAGGGTGAAACAAAGGAAACACTATGTATATGCTTACATAGTGAACTTGTAAGCATATAACAATTTCAGTTTTAATCTTCAAAACACTGATTTCTCTTTCAATTCAGAGCATCTAATGTGGTTGTCTGACCAAACTGACAACTTAAATGTTAAAACACTTCGCAGGTTCTCTGAgatttgtctgtatttttttctttactgatcTTTTTTACTGAAGGAAAAGTGTTTACATTccccctgtgtgtctgtcacagacTGTATGACACCAACTCCAGATGCTGAAAAAAATGCTCTTCAGTGTCATCTATGGCTCTGGCCCAACTCTGGGTtaaggtgtatgtgtgaaaacatcTACAGATCAGAGCACAAGCACAATACTGGCACCATTCTTCTTTTTGTTAGTCATtgcaacatcatcatcattaccatcattGTGTTAACCATTACCACAAAGGAGGGAAAGATCAGAATgcttgcatttttatttatgctcATCAGTGCTGATTTTGCAAATCAGTTTGAGAATGTCACTAATGATCGCAGTTTAAGTTCTATTACTTTCTGTATCCACAGAGAACATATTGAATTCATGAACAAATTAAGTCAGTGTTACTGTACATTTCCTTATGTTTTCAAAGTTTTAATTTAAGTTAGATATGGATAATCAAGAGAAAATTTCAGTACTGTTAGCAATAGAAAGTCACCACCAAATGAATCTATAAGAAATATTGTTAAGGATTAGCCCTCCAGTTGGTAACTGAATCCTGCGTCATGGCGATGAGAGCACTgagtacaagaaaaaaagcatgcaaCAGCTCACTAGTAAATAATCTAAGACtagacaaaacagaacaacaaaagtttaaaaacacaaaatgaagacACATGCACAGCTAAAGGCAGACTGGTGTGCTGTGTGAAGCCTTCTGGTGTGTCATGACCTTTCCCAACAAATATTACCTGGCAATTCATATGTGAACACACAAATATGGAGATTACAGTATCAACCACCTTTCAAAAATGGTCATAATAAAGCAATTATGAGCAATATGTGTTGCCTCAAGATGTGGGTCAAGATGTAGGTCAAGATCCTTTGAAGATTGATTTAATTATTGACAATGGTTCCTTGCAAGTACAGAGGTGAAGTGACGCTACCAGTTGATAAGGAATTTTCCATGACAGTCTGGTGCAAAATGCACCTGTTTTTGGATGAGTGATCCGACACTTCTTTGAGCAGTTCAGTTTTGCAGTATTCTTGGTAATGTCTTTATATGTACCAGAGAAAATGACTCTATATTGTAACAAACACCAGAAATGATGGAAAATTTAAAGAGTTCAAAGAGAAACAGTTTCACCACATCGCAGGTGTCATTACTGCAAACATCATTACTATGCAAGAACATTTCTGAAAAGATATaaaagctaaaaataaacaaataaccaaacaaGCGAATGCAATTCTAATCCACATACTACAAATTTGTGTATCAGCTGGCTGGTCATGTTATTCACCTTTGTAAATTCTTACTATTTAAATGACTGTGGCACTGTAATGTTAAGGTTTATGGCAATGaacttttgaaaatgtaaaaacgTAGAAGAGTTTATGACAGTGAGGGTCCTCGTTTATCAGtaaatttgtttttgcaaaataaaataatgtcaATACTTAAATAATGTCAGATATTGTTTTGGACTCTTTGTAGCCTCATTCAGTGATCTTCCCTGTAAACCCTACTATTTAACAACAACATGTGAGTGCTTATCTCTGGTTTATTGTTACTGTGGATCATGTCACCAGTCTGAAAAGCATTCTACACCATAGATGAAATACTTGGTGGCCTCCTGTGAGGTTCAAGAAAATGTTATTATGTCTCAATCAGACTCAAGTTATGAATGAGCATGTGATTCTGAAAACAATGTGTTTGGATTCACTGCACATGCTTATGAAATCTCATGAGCATTTGAGATAATAGCTGATAACAGATTTAGATAAACAGTAACAACTGGTCCATATAAATACAGAAGCTAAGATGTGGGACTATTCTGGACTCACGGTGACTGGCTAGAGAAAAGCATTTGTATCTTTGGTTGCATGAAACAGCAGGGAGAATGAGGACACTTGCATTTttcctcactctgttttccATCTGTGCAGCTGAGAGAAGGGGTATGAACTttgttaataaatattataGCTGAATCACGACACATCTTGGTACACTCACTAAAGTAAACACTTAAGTCTAACATGTTGTAAATTCTACAAAAATGTAGATATTTATACTATTCTAAACATCCAATGTAATGAGTCATTTAAGAAATGATTGGCTGTGTTTCATGAGTAAACTTGCTGTGAGTGGAATCTTTGAGGACTTATCTGCTGTGAGGCCACTAAACACATAATTATGTATGTGCAACATATGTTTCCACACTGATAGTTTCTAATAAATGGTATGTCATTTACAACGGACAAAATCAGATGACTTccctgtttgctttttgtttgtttatttgcatcaCTTGTCAATTGTAGTCTGTATTTAATGATTACCATGATGATTTCTATACTATCCTCAGGGTCATAGGGTCATGTATAGGCTGTAATCCAAAACTAGAATGGTGCTCAAAACCAAGCAGCAATatattaataaacaaaatagcaaaatgaaagaaatgttatGATAATTTTAGATGTGCTGATCCATTACAAACTGTTGGCTagatacatacgtacacacatacacacacacacacatgtttatgtgtatatgtatgtatgtatgtatgtatgtatgtgtatgtatgtgtgtgtgtgtgtgtatacacacacacacacacacacacacacacacacacacacaaatacatatttggTTAATCCTGGTAAATTCTGCTTAATCACTTTAGTGTGATTTGGTAACACAGGAAACAATTTTCCATGTAACAAATATAcgattttaaatgtttttggtgTTACTCTTGTTATTATTTAGTATTGAATTTACTGAATAATAACATTGTGATTGCTTTACCCACATAATTCATGATTTTAATAAAATTTCTTCTATAGATCTTTCTGGCAAGGTCTTCACCTTCCCTCGTGTGTCTGCCACAGACTACACGACACTGACTCCAGATGTTGAAAAAATCCTcttcagtgtcactgtgtgtctgaggttcttCACAGACCTCAGTAACTCACAGACTCTCTTCTCCTTAGCCACTCGTTCTCATGCCGATGGTTTTGTGCTGTTCAGACGCAGTCAGGGACACTACCAGCTGTATTTGGCTGATACTGGTGTTGATTTCTATGGCTTGCCTGACAAGTTGATTCACTGGAATTCACTTTGTGTCACCTGGGACTCCTCCACGGGTTTGTCTCAACTATGGGTAAATGGAGAAGCTAGTTCCAGAAAGGCTCTTCATCCAGGAGGTTCTATCATTGGTACTCCCAGTATCATACTGGGTCAGGATCAGGACTCCTATGGTGGCGGATTCCATACTTATGACTGTTTTGTGGGTCAGCTCTCTGATGTGCACATGTGGGACCGTATTCTATCCCCCTGTGAGGTGATGAAGTATACAGACTATATGTCCTTCCCACCTGGCAACATGCTAAACTGGCAGAACTTGGAGTTTAGCAGACAAGGATATGTGGTGGTAGAGGACAATAGGGCACCAACACACATGACATGCCCTGGCAGAGATTAATACCcatttctattttatttcaCTGCTGCCTTCATTACTCTCACAATACTGTTATATATCCTTGATTTTAAAGTAGTTAATCACAAGATGAATGATGAATCATGCACATAAAAATGACTAATTATAACAAcgaaaaagggaggaaaagaaaagtatcTGTTATATGCTTTTCTATGTCATTTCATTGCTGCTTTATTGCCACACTTTGCTAACTCCACCAAACCAAATTGTATGTGTCATGTTACATTTAAAGTATCTTGTGTGTTATGATTCCAAACTGAATGATGGAAATATTGATATGTTTATCAAAtttgtatgaataaatatgtctCATTTTGAAAATGGTCAGTGGTTAAAATTCCTCTCAGGTGACTGCaatctttaaaaatgacttttgtaaATGTTATGTGTAAAGTTTGTACCTGAAGATTAATACACTCAGGAGAAGCTCAAGCCTTTTATGGAGATGTTAAACCAGATCCCATCCACTTCCCCAAAGTTCTCTTACAAACCAAGTTTCTAGTTAAGTTGATTTAAagtccaatatcactgtttacagtctcaaagggctttacatgcccacaagattacaacaaccagagcagggccGCACCCCCCGACTTAATCCTCATAAGACAAAAC
This sequence is a window from Chanos chanos chromosome 4, fChaCha1.1, whole genome shotgun sequence. Protein-coding genes within it:
- the LOC115810358 gene encoding serum amyloid P-component-like — its product is MRTLAFFLTLFSICAAERRDLSGKVFTFPRVSATDYTTLTPDVEKILFSVTVCLRFFTDLSNSQTLFSLATRSHADGFVLFRRSQGHYQLYLADTGVDFYGLPDKLIHWNSLCVTWDSSTGLSQLWVNGEASSRKALHPGGSIIGTPSIILGQDQDSYGGGFHTYDCFVGQLSDVHMWDRILSPCEVMKYTDYMSFPPGNMLNWQNLEFSRQGYVVVEDNRAPTHMTCPGRD